From the Triticum aestivum cultivar Chinese Spring unplaced genomic scaffold, IWGSC CS RefSeq v2.1 scaffold179765, whole genome shotgun sequence genome, one window contains:
- the LOC123175988 gene encoding disease resistance protein RPM1, which yields MADAALLLVTKKIGKAVAAETLSYARPFLEKKSRSIKALPDKMILIKNDLELIRAYLKEVDRKGFTDLVTEIWTGQARKLAYDMEDIVDQFTYVVGKHHLDGAWWSFFTKSQDPFTLDEIATAVKRINKELKRLKECRDWTQPVGGSDVPAKDYNTQQQMYLPGHGYSISDEELIGLDRNRKILMRLLNLNNCSHLQIIAVCGMGGIGKSTLVNNVFRKEASKFECHAWVSVSQSYNMYDIWRSMLKEIYSKEKKEFDAEKMTGAEMQMELKKILETKQYLIVLDDVWTAEVFRELKEVLVDTGMGSRVVITTRIEQVASVADDSYKIKVEPLEEEEAWCLFRRNAFPRTKNHICPLVLQECGKSIVEKCDGLPLALVAIGSTLSHKAQDVAEWKRFYNQLIWELHNNGDLNRVVKILNLSYKYLPDHLKSCFMYCAMFPEDHMIHRKRLIRMWVAEGFIEQRGACSLEDVAEGYLRELVQRGMLQVVKRNSFNRIKCVRMHDLVRELALFQSKRESFGTTYDDSHGVMHLESDSRRMSVLQCKNDIQPSIGQCRLRTFIAFSTSKASSSLFPSESKYLAVLELSGLPIETIPNSIGELFNLKYLGLNKTNVKILPRSTMNLHNLETLSLQDTDCVHLPRGSEKLKKLRHIMMYKFLDKTLTSFKLIEPMEPFDGLCSLKVLQTLRSVRASDVFIAKLSNLCQLRLLSINGVRSIHCAQLCDSLSKMHQLSTLEIVASNEDEVLQLETLTLPNPLRKLIFAGRFSEGTLKSPFFSNHGDALHTIYLYWSQLVDNPLPRLSEFLSLTQIMLTRAYTGQELNFHPGWFPNVKIISLRDLPHVNKIHIHEGTLVLLEELVIRNLVELQDIPTGVEYLKSLKDALFLDMHPNFKRNLPTTKLNHVQRALYTIRSEVA from the exons ATGGCAGATGCTGCTCTCCTTCttgtcacaaaaaaaattggaaaagcGGTGGCAGCAGAAACACTGAGTTATGCTAGACCATTTCTTGAAAAGAAATCTAGATCTATTAAAGCGCTCCCAGATAAGATGATACTGATAAAGAATGATCTTGAGCTTATCCGAGCATATCTCAAGGAAGTTGACAGGAAAGGTTTCACAGATCTAGTCACTGAAATATGGACAGGGCAAGCCCGAAAATTGGCGTATGATATGGAAGACATTGTGGATCAGTTTACTTATGTGGTTGGTAAACACCATCTAGATGGAGCATGGTGGAGTTTCTTCACTAAATCTCAGGACCCGTTTACACTTGATGAAATTGCTACTGCAGTTAAGAGAATAAATAAGGAACTGAAACGGCTTAAAGAATGCAGAGACTGGACTCAACCAGTTGGAGGGAGTGATGTTCCTGCAAAAGATTATAACACCCAACAACAAATGTATCTTCCTGGACATGGTTACTCAATTTCTGATGAAGAACTTATAGGGCTGGATAGAAATAGAAAAatcttgatgaggttattgaatttGAATAACTGTTCTCATCTGCAGATTATTGCTGTGTGTGGTATGGGTGGCATTGGAAAAAGCACTCTTGTCAACAATGTGTTCAGAAAGGAAGCATCCAAATTTGAATGCCATGCGTGGGTTTCAGTCTCTCAGTCATACAATATGTATGATATTTGGAGAAGCATGCTAAAAGAAATATATTCTAAAGAGAAGAAAGAATTTGATGCTGAAAAGATGACCGGTGCAGAGATGCAAATGGAATTGAAGAAAATCCTAGAGACAAAGCAATACTTGATCGTATTGGATGATGTCTGGACAGCTGAAGTTTTTAGAGAACTCAAAGAGGTTCTTGTTGATACAGGGATGGGAAGCAGAGTAGTAATCACAACAAGAATTGAGCAAGTAGCTTCAGTTGCTGATGATAGCTACAAGATCAAAGTTGAGCctcttgaggaggaggaggcatggTGTTTGTTTCGCCGGAATGCATTTCCGAGAACTAAAAATCACATCTGCCCATTAGTGTTACAAGAGTGTGGTAAATCGATAGTGGAGAAGTGTGATGGTTTACCATTAGCTCTTGTGGCCATAGGAAGCACATTGTCTCATAAAGCGCAAGATGTTGCAGAGTGGAAGCGATTTTATAATCAGCTTATCTGGGAGCTACACAACAATGGCGACCTAAATCGTGTGGTGAAAATTCTGAATCTAAGCTACAAATACTTGCCAGACCATCTGAAGAGTTGTTTCATGTATTGTGCCATGTTCCCAGAAGACCACATGATCCACAGAAAAAGATTGATTAGAATGTGGGTTGCGGAAGGGTTTATTGAACAAAGGGGAGCATGCAGTTTAGAAGATGTTGCTGAAGGTTACCTGAGAGAGCTCGTTCAACGAGGCATGCTTCAGGTGGTAAAGAGGAACAGTTTTAACAGGATCAAGTGTGTTCGAATGCACGATCTTGTGCGTGAATTAGCCCTTTTCCAATCCAAGAGAGAGAGTTTCGGAACAACTTATGATGATAGTCACGGGGTGATGCATTTGGAGTCGGATTCTCGTCGCATGTCGGTGCTCCAATGCAAAAATGACATTCAACCAAGCATAGGTCAATGCAGGCTTCGTACCTTCATAGCATTTAGCACCAGCAAGGCAtcatcttcactgtttccgtcagaATCTAAGTACCTTGCTGTGTTAGAGCTATCGGGTTTACCTATTGAGACTATTCCAAATTCAATTGGGGAGTTATTCAACCTGAAGTATTTGGGCCTCAACAAGACCAATGTGAAGATACTCCCAAGATCTACCATGAATCTTCACAACTTAGAAACATTGAGTCTTCAAGATACAGACTGTGTGCATCTCCCTCGAGGGTCTGAGAAGCTGAAGAAATTGCGGCACATTATGATGTATAAATTTCTGGATAAAACACTCACAAGTTTCAAACTTATTGAACCTATGGAGCCGTTTGATGGATTGTGTAGTTTGAAGGTCTTGCAAACTCTGAGGTCAGTTCGAGCTAGTGATGTTTTCATCGCAAAGCTATCAAATTTATGTCAGCTGAGGCTCCTTAGCATTAATGGGGTAAGGAGCATCCACTGTGCACAACTTTGTGACTCTCTGTCAAAGATGCACCAGCTTTCAACATTAGAAATAGTAGCAAGCAATGAAGATGAGGTGCTCCAGCTTGAAACTTTGACACTACCAAACCCTCTTCGAAAGCTCATTTTTGCTGGGCGATTTTCGGAAGGAACTTTGAAATCTCCATTTTTCTCAAACCATGGAGACGCCCTTCACACGATATACCTATACTGGTCCCAGCTCGTGGATAACCCACTTCCACGCCTCTCTGAATTTTTGAGTTTGACCCAAATAATGCTTACAAGGGCGTATACTGGACAAGAGCTAAACTTCCATCCAGGGTGGTTTCCGAATGTGAAGATTATTTCCTTGAGGGATTTGCCACACGTCAACAAAATACACATACATGAGGGAACTTTGGTCCTCCTTGAAGAACTTGTGATTAGAAACCTTGTTGAACTGCAGGACATCCCTACAGGCGTGGAATATCTGAAATCCCTCAAAGATGCGTTGTTTCTTGACATGCATCCTAATTTCAAAAGGAATTTGCCAACGACAAAATTAAATCATGTACAGAGAGCCCTCTACACTATACG ATCCGAAGTGGCATGA